A stretch of the Rosa rugosa chromosome 5, drRosRugo1.1, whole genome shotgun sequence genome encodes the following:
- the LOC133707801 gene encoding PTI1-like tyrosine-protein kinase At3g15890 — protein sequence MGSSLSCCGSEKVDEGGATESTGGGHTTWRIFSYKELHTATNGFSDDNMLGEGGFGSVYWGKTSDGLQIAVKKLKAMNSKAEMEFAVEVEVLGRVRHKNLLGLRGYYAGADQRLIVYDYMPNLSLLSHLHGQFANEVQLDWKRRIKIAIGSAEGLLYLHHEVTPHIIHRDIKASNVLLDSDFEPLVADFGFAKLIPEGVSHMTTRVKGTLGYLAPEYAMWGKVSEGCDVYSFGILLLELVTGRKPIEKLPGGIKRTITEWAEPLITKGKWKELADPKLRGNFDEAQLKQAINVAAMCVKSEPEKRPNMMEVVDLLKGYEANKAKMTPMRIESIRYKDELVALDQATDDDEDGGGDESNGGYGVFSAIEVQKMKDPYQKIHGDRRMTKYV from the exons ATGGGATCCTCCTTGAGTTGCTGTGGTTCAGAGAAGGTTGATGAAGGAGG GGCTACTGAAAGTACTGGTGGAGGTCACACAACGTGGAGAATATTTTCGTACAAAGAGTTGCATACAGCTACAAATGGATTTAGCGATGACAATATGCTTGGAGAAGGAGGATTTGGAAGTGTATATTGGGGAAAAACCAGTGATGGTCTCCAG ATTGCTGTCAAGAAGTTGAAAGCAATGAATTCAAAAGCTGAAATGGAATTTGCAGTTGAAGTTGAAGTTCTTGGGAGGGTTCGGCACAAAAATTTGTTGGGTCTTAGGGGATATTATGCTGGGGCTGATCAAAGGCTTATAGTCTATGATTACATGCCAAATCTAAGCCTACTTTCTCATTTGCATGGCCAATTTGCTAATGAAGTTCAGCTAGACTGGAAAAGGAGAATCAAAATTGCTATTGGCTCGGCAGAAGGCCTCCT GTACTTGCACCATGAGGTAACACCACACATCATTCACAGAGACATAAAAGCAAGCAATGTGCTCTTGGATTCCGACTTCGAACCTCTAGTTGCAGATTTCGGGTTCGCCAAGCTAATCCCGGAAGGGGTAAGCCACATGACGACGCGTGTCAAGGGCACACTGGGTTACCTAGCACCGGAGTACGCCATGTGGGGCAAGGTCTCGGAAGGGTGTGATGTTTACAGCTTTGGAATTCTTCTCCTAGAGCTTGTAACCGGAAGAAAGCCTATCGAGAAGCTTCCTGGTGGAATTAAGAGGACAATAACTGAATGGGCCGAGCCACTAATAACAAAAGGAAAGTGGAAAGAGCTTGCTGATCCAAAGCTCAGAGGGAACTTCGACGAGGCTCAGTTGAAGCAAGCTATCAATGTTGCTGCTATGTGTGTGAAAAGTGAGCCTGAGAAAAGGCCTAACATGATGGAAGTGGTTGATCTTTTGAAAGGGTATGAGGCCAATAAGGCCAAAATGACACCAATGAGGATTGAAAGTATCAGATATAAGGATGAGCTGGTGGCACTTGACCAAGCTAccgatgatgatgaagatggggGTGGTGATGAAAGTAATGGTGGGTATGGTGTTTTTAGTGCTATTGAGGTCCAGAAAATGAAGGATCCTTATCAGAAGATCCATGGAGATAGGAGAATGACCAAGTATGTGTAA
- the LOC133707802 gene encoding uncharacterized protein LOC133707802, translating to MRRSNVSNIQKPTTGNAPSKRSRVQTTDQPCPNGSRSTSGSAMSKHSRVQTTNQSCENYGEDGLNSAIGTTTERTTTGVRISSRLQHQTANDQLLINVITEEQNDNVMSTSNQDPPTGPTKKVRGKTRGVNADKVLSQLNAKIPVILTEQNGRPTGPYSEMLANEIGFTVRNHAPLNVEKWKKIPKIEVDKFVKRITNKFDIDMSLPWVERYVITTCQTVFCNFRYKLKKHFEKFSTIEEAIENKHDDVKTQEEWEFLCARFSSEKFQIRSEKNAINRSKLTHHHKAGSKSFMSHQEQIAAQTGEMQDAIDRFETEYKSTKKGWDLGAKAKWDEMIKM from the exons ATGCGCCGTTCCAATGTGTCTAACATCCAAAAGCCTACTACTG GTAATGCACCGAGTAAACGCTCTCGTGTGCAAACTACTGATCAGCCATGCCCAAATGGATCCCGTTCTACTTCAG GTAGTGCAATGAGTAAACACTCTCGTGTGCAAACTACTAATCAATCATGCGAAAATTATGGAGAAGATGGACTCAATTCTGCTATTGGTACCACTACAGAACGAACTACTACTG GGGTCAGAATTAGTTCACGTCTTCAGCATCAAACTGCTAATGATCAGCTATTGATAAATGTTATAACTGAAGAGCAAAATGATAATGTGATGTCAACCAGTAATCAAGACCCTCCTACAG GTCCAACAAAAAAGGTGCGGGGAAAGACAAGAGGAGTGAATGCAGATAAGGTGCTTTCTCAATTGAATGCTAAAATACCTGTCATTCTGACCGAACAAAATGGTAGGCCTACAGGCCCATATTCTGAAATGTTGGCCAATGAAATTGGTTTCACAGTTCGAAACCATGCCCCACTAAATGTGGAAAAATGGAAGAAGATTCCAAAAATTGAAGTGGATAAGTTTGTTAAAAGAATAACG AACAAGTTTGACATTGACATGTCTCTCCCTTGGGTCGAGAGATATGTAATTACAACATGTCAGActgtattttgtaattttcgttaTAAGTTGAAGAAACATTTTGAGAAATTTTCAACAATCGAGGAAGCAATTGAAAACAAACACGATGATGTCAAGACTCAGGAAGAATGGGAGTTTCTCTGTGCTCGTTTTTCTAGTGAAAAGTTTCAG ATTCGTTCAGAGAAGAATGCTATAAATAGATCAAAGTTGACACATCACCACAAAGCTGGGTCAAAGTCATTTATGTCTCACCAAGAGCAAATT GCAGCACAGACTGGAGAGATGCAAGATGCAATTGATCGCTTTGAAACAGAGTACAAAAGCACTAAAAAAGGTTGGGACTTGGGAGCAAAAGCAAAGTGG GATGAAATGATTAAGATGTGA